A window from Triticum aestivum cultivar Chinese Spring chromosome 6D, IWGSC CS RefSeq v2.1, whole genome shotgun sequence encodes these proteins:
- the LOC123145624 gene encoding replication factor C subunit 3: MAGATAAAPMDIDGAAAAPPAFKGKAPLSAAAAVKSSPWVEKYRPQSLADVAAHRDIVDTIDRLTDENRLPHLLLYGPPGTGKTSTILAVARKIYGSQYGNMILELNASDERGIGVVRQQIQDFASAHSLSFGAKPAVKLVLLDEADAMTKDAQFALRRVIEKYTRSTRFALICNHVNKIIPALQSRCTRFRFAPLDGSHVTERLRHIIKSEGLDVDEGGLTALVRLSNGDMRKSLNILQSTHMASQQITEEAVYLCTGNPMPKDIEQIAFWLLNEPFSTSFKHIADMKMRKGLALIDIIREVTMFVFKIKMPSNVRVKLINDLADIEYRLTFACNDKLQLGALISTFTTARTAMVAAAD, translated from the exons ATGGcgggcgccaccgccgccgctccgaTGGACatcgacggcgccgccgccgcgcccccggccTTCAAGGGCAAGGCgccgctctccgccgccgccgccgtcaagtCCTCGCCCTGGGTCGAGAAGTACCGGCCCCAGTCCCTCGCCGACGTCGCCGCCCACCGCGACATCGTCGACACCA TTGATAGGCTTACAGATGAGAATAGGCTTCCACATTTGTTGCTCTACGGTCCACCTGGCACTGGGAAAACATCAACAATACTAGCTGTCGCGAGGAAGATATATGGCTCACAGTATGGCAACATGATTCTGGAGCTCAATGCATCAGATGAACGTGGAATTGGTGTTGTCAGGCAGCAGATACAGGACTTTGCTAGTGCACACAGCCTCTCTTTTGG AGCAAAGCCTGCTGTTAAGTTGGTCCTCTTGGATGAAGCAGATGCCATGACCAAGGATGCACAATTTGCATTGCGAAGAG TCATTGAGAAGTATACAAGGAGCACAAGGTTTGCACTCATATGCAATCATGTGAACAAAATCATCCCAGCACTGCAATCAAGGTGCACTAGGTTTAGGTTTGCTCCACTTGATGGCTCTCATGTTACTGAGCGTCTTCGACATATAATAAAATCTGAGGG GCTTGATGTAGATGAGGGTGGCTTGACTGCCCTTGTTCGGTTAAGTAATGGTGACATGAGGAAGTCTTTGAATATATTGCAG TCAACACACATGGCATCCCAGCAAATAACAGAAGAAGCTGTCTACCTTTGCACGGGAAACCCCATGCCTAAAGATATTGAGCAGATAGCGTTTTGGTTACTAAATGAACCATTTTCAACCAGCTTCAAAC ATATAGCTGATATGAAGATGAGAAAAGGTCTGGCCTTGATTGATATCATACGGGAGGTCACTAT GTTTGTGTTCAAAATAAAAATGCCATCCAATGTACGAGTAAAGTTGATCAATGATTTGGCAGATATCGA GTATCGGCTTACCTTTGCTTGCAACGATAAACTGCAGCTTGGGGCACTGATCTCGACTTTCACGACTGCTCGCACGGCTATGGTTGCTGCCGCCGACTAA